The nucleotide sequence CGAGGCTGGCGATGGCCTCCTCGAGCTGTTGGCGCTGGTAGGTGCGGAAGTAGCGGCCGCCCAGGGCGACCAGCTCATCGTGCGTTCCGGCCTCGGCGATGCGGCCGCGCTCCAGCACGATGATCAGGTCGGCGTTCTTCACCGCGGCGACCCGGTGTGAGATGACGATGGTCGTGCGCTCGCGCATCAGCGGGCGGAGCCCGTTCAGGATGCGCTGCTCGGTTGCGGTATCGACCGCCGAGAGGCAGTCGTCGAGCACGAGGATCGGCGCGTCCTTCAGGACGGCCCGGGAGAGGCCGACCCGCTGCCGCTGGCCGCCGGAGAGGGTCACGCCCCGCTCGCCGACCATGGTCTCGTAGCCCTGGGGCAGGAACTCGAGGATGTCCTGCTCCACCTGGGCGGTCCGCGCCGCCTGGCGGATCTGCTCCTCGGTCCACTCCCCCGGCGCGAAGCCGATGTTCTCGCGCACCGTGCGCGAGAACAGGAAGGACTCCTGCGGCACGGCGGCGATGGAGCGGCGGAGCAGGTTCAGCGGCAGGTCGAGCACGTCGATGCCGTCGATGAAGACGGTGCCCCGGGGCGGGTCGAAGACCCGGGCCAGCAGCGCTGCAAGCGTGGACTTCCCGCTGCCCGTGCGCCCGAGGATGCCCAGCGTCTGCCCCGGTTTGATGTGCAGGTTGATGCCGTCGAGGACAGGGGGGCCGTCGGGAACGTAGCGGAAGGTCAGGTCCCGGATCTCGATCTCGCCGCGGACCCGCCCGCCCGGAGGCTCGGCGGTCTCGGGGGCGTCCTTGACCTCCGGCTCCGTGAGCAGCACCTCGCGGATGCGGGCGAAGGCGGCGAAGCCCCGCTGGATGATGTGCACCACCCAGCCCATGGCGATCATCGGCCAGATGAGCATGCCGATGTACATGGTGAGCGAGGCGAAGTCGCCCACCGAGATCTCCCCTCGCAGCACCGCACGCCCGGGGACGGCGATGGCGATGACGTAGCAGAGCCCGGCGAAGAGGCCTACCACCGGGTCGAAGAGGCCGTCGACGCGCATCATCGCCATGAAGCGCCGGATGTAGTCCCGGTTGGCCTCGTCGAACTTGGCTTCCTCGGCGGCCTCCTGGGTGTAGGCCTTGACCACGCGCACGCCGGAGATGTTCTCCTGCACCACGTCGGAGAGGCGGGCGAAGCTGTCCTGCACCGCCCGGGAGCGGGCGAAGATCAGCTTGCCGACCGCCGCGATCAGCAGCGCCAGGAAGGGCAGGGGCAGGAGCGCCCAGAGCGAGAGCTTGAGGCCGATGGTCGAGATCATGGCGATGAGGGTGAACAGCGTCATCGCCAGGGAGTCGGCCGCCATGAGCACACCCTCGCCGGCGATGCCCCGCACCGCCTGCAGGTCGTTGGTGGCCATGGCCATCAGGTCGCCGGTCTTGTGCGTGTGGAAGAAGGAGGCCGAGAGCCGCTCCAGGTGGGCGAAGAGGTCGGCGCGCAGGTCGCGCTCCACCAGCCGTGCGGTGCCGAAGACGAAGATGCGCCAGGTGAAGCGCAGGAAGGCGATCAGCAACGCCGTGCCGACGATCAGCGCCAGGTAGCGGTAGATCCCGGTCATGTCCAGGGCGCCGGCTTCCAGGTCGTCGACGAAGTGGCCGATCAGCCGCGGCGCCACCTGCTGCAAGAGGTCGGTGCCGGCCAGGGCTGCCACGCCGAGCAGATACCGCCACTTGTAGCGGCTGAGGAACGAGAAGAGGGAGCGGTACGGAGAGGACATACGCACCTCGCAGTAGAGACGGATGGTGGAAAAGTTCAGTGGTGGGCGCTGATTCGAATGCTCGCAAAGAATATAGACGCCCCCGAAGGGCAGGGTGTTCCGTCGGGCTGCCGGCCAGAATGTGTCTGCCTGTTCCGTCCGAAAAACCAACCCCCTGAGCCTGTGCTCCGGGGGTTGATCACTACTCGGCAGGATCGGATTACATGGCGGCCGTCTCGGTCCGGGCCGCGGCGCGGGCCTGCACGCGCTGGACCAGGTCGTCGAACAGCGTGTAGACCACCGGGATGACCACCAGGGTCAGCAGGGTGGAGAGCGAGAGGCCGCCGATGACGACCGTGGCCAGGGGCGCCTCCAGCTCGGCTCCCTCGGCCAGCCCCAGCGCCAGGGGCAGGAGGCCCAGCACCGTGGTGAGGGTGGTCATCAGCACGGGGCGGAGACGCCGGGGGCCGGTGATGCGCACCGCCTCGTCCCGGTCCATCCCCTGCCGCCGCAGCTGGTTGATGTAGTCCACCAGCACGATGGCGTTGTTGACGACGACGCCCACCAGGAGGATGAGGCCGATCATCGCCGAGATGTCGAGGCTGCGGCCGGTGAGGACCAGGCCGAGCACGGCGCCGACCAGGGCCAGCGGGACGGTGAACAGGATGACGAAGGGGTGGAGGAAGGACTCGAACTGCGCGGCCATCACCAGGTAGACCAGCGCGACGGAGAAGGTCAGCGCCTGAACGAGGCCGCTCATCGCATCTGACATCAGCTCGTAGTCGCCGCCGTAGTCGATCTCGTAGCCGGGCGGCAGCGGGAACTGCGCCAGCCGCGCCTTGATGTCATTAATGACGCTGCCCAGGTCGCGGCCGTAGATCTGGCCGGTCACCTTCACCACCCGGGCCTGCTCCTCGCGCTCGACTACGGTCGGGCCCACGCCCCGCACCAGCTCGGCCAGCTCACCCAGGGGGACGGTCTGGCCGTACGGCGTGG is from Symbiobacterium terraclitae and encodes:
- a CDS encoding ABC transporter ATP-binding protein, with protein sequence MSSPYRSLFSFLSRYKWRYLLGVAALAGTDLLQQVAPRLIGHFVDDLEAGALDMTGIYRYLALIVGTALLIAFLRFTWRIFVFGTARLVERDLRADLFAHLERLSASFFHTHKTGDLMAMATNDLQAVRGIAGEGVLMAADSLAMTLFTLIAMISTIGLKLSLWALLPLPFLALLIAAVGKLIFARSRAVQDSFARLSDVVQENISGVRVVKAYTQEAAEEAKFDEANRDYIRRFMAMMRVDGLFDPVVGLFAGLCYVIAIAVPGRAVLRGEISVGDFASLTMYIGMLIWPMIAMGWVVHIIQRGFAAFARIREVLLTEPEVKDAPETAEPPGGRVRGEIEIRDLTFRYVPDGPPVLDGINLHIKPGQTLGILGRTGSGKSTLAALLARVFDPPRGTVFIDGIDVLDLPLNLLRRSIAAVPQESFLFSRTVRENIGFAPGEWTEEQIRQAARTAQVEQDILEFLPQGYETMVGERGVTLSGGQRQRVGLSRAVLKDAPILVLDDCLSAVDTATEQRILNGLRPLMRERTTIVISHRVAAVKNADLIIVLERGRIAEAGTHDELVALGGRYFRTYQRQQLEEAIASLE